A window of Pseudomonas denitrificans (nom. rej.) genomic DNA:
CATGAAATGGCTCCAAATAATGACCGGAATTCTGGTCATTATAGATGCCGTCGGCAATAGCTCATGGGTGAAAAAGAAATGCCCCGGCAAGCCGGGGCATTCGCTGAGCGTCACGCAGGCGCTATTCCTGCGGCTTCTTCAGTTTCGGATTGGGGAAGAACTGCACCCCCTGCACCTTCGGGTCCTTGGGCTTTTCCAGCGCGCTGGTGTTGACGCGGGTGGACAGCTCTTTAGGCACCGACTGGCCCTGGGCGTTGAGCGTGTCGGCATAGCCGCAGGCCACGCATTCGCGATGCGGCACGCCGTCGACGTCCCACATGACGATCTTGTCCTGCTCGCTGCAGGCTGGGCAGACGGCCCCGGCGATGAAGCGCTTCTTCACCTCGCTCATCACGCCGCCTCCTCGGACAGGCCCGAGTGGCGCAGCAGGGCGTCGATGGACGGCTCGCGGCCACGGAAGGCCACGAACAGCGCCATCGGCTCCTGGGAGCCGCCCTTGGCCAGGATCGCCTCGCGGAAGGCTGCGCCGGTCGCCGGGTTGAGGACGCCTTCTTCCTCGAATCGGGAGAACGCGTCGGCGGACAGCACTTCGGCCCACTTGTAGCTGTAGTAACCGGCTGCGTAACCGCCGGCAAAGATATGCGCGAAGCTGTTGGCGAAGCGGTTGTACGCCGGCGGGCGCATCACCGCGACTTCAGCGCGGATCGCTTCGATCACGTCGAGCACGCTGCGCCCGTCGCCATGGGTGGCGTGCAGCTCGAAGTCGAACAGGGAGAACTCCAGCTGGCGAACCATCATCAGGCCGGACTGGAAGTTCTTTGCGGCGAGCATCTTCTCCAGCAGGTCCTGGGGCAGCGGCGCGCCGGTTTCATAGTGACCGGAGATCAGCGCCAGGCCTTCGGGCTCCCAGCACCAGTTCTCCATGAACTGGCTCGGCAGCTCGACGGCGTCCCAGGCCACGCCGTTGATGCCCGAGGCACCGGCGTGTTCGACGCGGGTCAGCAGGTGGTGCAGGCCGTGGCCGAACTCGTGGAACAGGGTGGTGACTTCATCGTGGGTCAGCAGCGCTGGCTTGCCGCCGACCGCGGGGGTGAAGTTGCAGACGAGATAAGCCACCGGCGATTGCAGCTCGCCACCGGCGGTGCGACGACGGTCGCGGGCGCCGTCCATCCAGGCGCCGCCACGTTTGTTGGCGCGGGCGTAGAGGTCGAAGTAGAAGCGGCCGACGTGCTGGCCGTTTTCCTCGATCTCGAACAGGCGCACGTCCGGGTGCCAGCGCTCGAAGTCGTTCAGCTCGCGGATCTGGATGCCGTAGAGCTTCTGCACGATGGCGAACAGGCCGGAGAGCACCTTGTCCACCGGGAAGTAGGCGCGCAGGGCTTCCTGGGACACGCTGTAGCGCGCTTCGCGCAGCTTTTCGCCGAAGTAGCTGGCATCCCAGCTGGCGAGGTTCGGGCAGCCCTGCTCGGCGGCGTAGGCCTTGAGCTGCGTAAGGTCCTGGGCGGCGAAGGGCTTGCTGCGCACGGCCAGGTCACGGAGGAAGTGCAGGACATGCTCGGGGGTCTCGGCCATTTTCGTGGCCAGGG
This region includes:
- the prlC gene encoding oligopeptidase A — translated: MSANPLLQSYDLPPFSSIRPEHVKPAIEQILADNRAAIARILAQQNGTPTWAGLVLSMDELHDRLGKAWSPVSHLNAVCNSAELREAYEGCLPLLSAYWTELGQNRELFKAYESLAAGAESKTFDVAQKTILEHALRDFRLSGIDLPADQQQRYAEIQTRLSELGSRFSNQLLDATQAWTKHITDEAALAGLTDSAKAQMQQAAQAKELDGWLISLEFPSYYAVMTYAEDRALREEVYAAYCTRASDQGPNAGQNDNGPVMQEILDLRQELSRLLGFRNFAELSLATKMAETPEHVLHFLRDLAVRSKPFAAQDLTQLKAYAAEQGCPNLASWDASYFGEKLREARYSVSQEALRAYFPVDKVLSGLFAIVQKLYGIQIRELNDFERWHPDVRLFEIEENGQHVGRFYFDLYARANKRGGAWMDGARDRRRTAGGELQSPVAYLVCNFTPAVGGKPALLTHDEVTTLFHEFGHGLHHLLTRVEHAGASGINGVAWDAVELPSQFMENWCWEPEGLALISGHYETGAPLPQDLLEKMLAAKNFQSGLMMVRQLEFSLFDFELHATHGDGRSVLDVIEAIRAEVAVMRPPAYNRFANSFAHIFAGGYAAGYYSYKWAEVLSADAFSRFEEEGVLNPATGAAFREAILAKGGSQEPMALFVAFRGREPSIDALLRHSGLSEEAA
- a CDS encoding YheV family putative zinc ribbon protein, with translation MSEVKKRFIAGAVCPACSEQDKIVMWDVDGVPHRECVACGYADTLNAQGQSVPKELSTRVNTSALEKPKDPKVQGVQFFPNPKLKKPQE